The Leptidea sinapis chromosome 6, ilLepSina1.1, whole genome shotgun sequence genome segment CAATAGCAACGGCGCCTTTCAAAACGACACAAAGAActtattactgtttcacggtagaaCAAAGCCCTTTGGTGAAGGCTGGTTTCACAGATACAAGAACCCGTTTTAAAGGTTGGTTCATTGACTCATCTATTTCAGGATTAATACAGGAACTTTGTGTTTGAACTGTGTTGTATTGTAGTTTTTAAAATTACGATCACAATTGAGTACAACACCGAATAAAAGACCACGACCAATCAACTCTCAATTTGTGAGGTACCTTAGAGAAGCATAAATTCAActttaaaaaggaaaaaatataacatataggtCCCTTTACTAGATTTGTACATGtatcacttacggccgttttcaataacgtatctctagttttttttttatggaataggaggaccggccggcttgaagtattgccgtgctctattaatgacgcccagtttctttgaagccaatttggctttgccctccagaaggccacgaaattggcaatcgctcaagatttcgagacccagtattccgatactaggcgaggcttttagggaggtgttgtcgaagagcggtgatacgacaaatggggtttttttagtggtaaacgcgtaaacttgagtcttctgggggttaaattggacaaggttcaatttaacccATTCCGCGACgggaggactcgatagaagacacaagtttctcccggcactggtcgatgatttcccgagagagacctgcatggcccgtgtatacggcagcaccagtctgcatagcaatgaatgttggaggtgtccaacatatcattgatatgcagaagaaacagcgtaggagatagcacacagccttggcgcactccagcattcacgggcttcgggttcgagcaatgtccgtcgacaacgacctgtgtgctgcgcccagtgaggaagctggaggtccacttgcacaagctctcgggaagcccaaatgatggaagttttgagaggagcgcgttgtatacacgatcaaaggccttcgctatatccaggctaactgccaggccttctcccttgctttcaatagccgcagcccatctatgtaataggtataccagaagatcacctgctgaccgaccatggcgaaagccgtattatcggtcgttgatcaactggtgaccctctaggtataccaagagctgacggctaattatgctcaccatgattttggagagcagggaggtaatagcaataggcctgtagtttgccggatccgaactgtctccttttttttggatcggatggacaagggctgacttccatgagtcagggactacgcctttggaataagagtgccggaatagttacggatacattgctgttaccgtttaatgacaagatcttatctatccatagttttgTCCAATAAAGTTATAGTCCAAtcctttatgtcgataggttattgaaatgtaagtaagcgtaaaataatagatttgtctacctctagtaagttaaacaaaggatagataggttattgaaacggccgttagacagtAGAAgtacttttgtatttatttttagtttatgatatatatatgtttttttctgttaTAAGAATAGTATTAGTAAggaatttgtaaattattttgagATAAACAAATATTCCACAGTGTTCTGTTTTAGTTTTCCAAAGTAAATATCCATTTACATTTCACacttttttcattaaaacttatttagtgGCGCTTAGTAAGGCAATAATTAAGCATGTGGTATAAAGTAGGTTATCATTTTAGTTACAAACTTTATCTAATAGTAAGAGTAAGTCGATGAAAACATTTTGTAAGActgtttttatttgcattttagGGCCAAGGGCCAAGTAGCATTGAACTAACGTGTctcttaatgatataataatattaagattcaATCGAATGTAAAAATTTGTACTCAATCAACTAGTTATACACAGCCTTGCTCGCCAAAGTTAAACGCTGTTTACTTGACATTGGGTTTGGTCATTCAGTGTCAATAGCTTCTTACGTTCGGATTTGTGAAGTCGTTCAATGTATTAAGatcatgtgttttttttataagtttcacatttttgtatatttatttttttattatgtgcaGTGTGCAGACCATGAAAaagatatatatttagatacagtgcaattaattaataagtataacTATCCATCGGAAACTCATGTTGTAATGACAGAAGACAGTTATATGTTAAATACGTTTAGGATACCGGGAGAAGGGCCCCCGGTACTTCTGGTCCATGGAATAAGCGACAGTTCGGACTCATGGCTCGTGTTAGGCCCTGAATGTTCACTGGCTTTCTTGCTGGCAGATGCGGGCTTCGACGTTTGGCTGTTCAACGCAAGAGGAAATCGATATTGTAAAACAAATGTTAAAGGAGTCTCAAAAAAGACCTTTTGGGACTTTAGCTTCGAAGAAATAGGCATGTATGACGTGCCCGCAAATATTGACTACATTTTGAACAAAACGGGCAGACCCACTCTAAGTTATATTGGATTTTCCCAAGGAACAACTACTTTTTTGACAGCATGCAGTCTTAGACCGGAATTCAATAGAAAGATAAATTATGCTATTCTACTGGCGCCGGTTGCTTGGTTGAACAACGCGGAGAATcctttgttaaatttttacgcacttaattttaacaatttgaaGGAACTATCAAGAAGTGCTAAATTATACGAAGTGTTTGCTTATGATAGAAATATAGGATATTTTGTTTCAGCAGTTTGCAATAATTCGTCTAGATTAAAAGTAttatgcaatttatttttatatttaagcttCGGGCTGAAGAATTTGAGTGCATTGAGTCAGGACAGACTGCCAGTTATAACAAGTCATATACCAGCCGGTGCAACCGCCAAAGCATTCTTTCATTTCCTCCAAATGTACGTGAATAAAAGATTTGAAAGATATGATTACGGTCCGGAATTAAATCGAATTCGATATTCGGCCAATAAACCTCCAGAATATGACTTATCACAAATCACAGTGCCAATAGCATTATTCATAAGTGACGCCGATTGGTTTAGTAGCGTAAAAGATGCAACTAATCTAAGAAAAAAGATTAACAGTATAGATAAGTTTATTGTTATCAATAGAACCTTAGAGTTCACACACCTTGAATTTGTTTATGGTTCTAGAGTTAATAGTATTATCAATAAACCGGTGATTGAGATATTGACCCGTTTGAAATTAGACCACAGATTAGACAGTTATTAGCTTCGTATTAATTAGTGCACGAATAACATTTGTGTAAGCTGTATTTAACTAGAAAGTGTTAAGGTATTGTTAAGCTGTAGACAAATTACTATAggcctttaaataaaacactttgtaaaggattaaaacgcgtgtaattgtaactgtgttttcaCATAAGATTTTTGCGATTACTatttttagttaacccgacgttttaaGACCTtaccagatctcgttttcagggcgACTGCAGATATAAttagtcaagatagtatttgttaTAATTCTTTAGGTTCTTTATGCCTATTTGTGTATTTGCTACCAAATTCCAGATGTGATTTGAATTGTCTAAGtcattttgtgtaaaagtgttgaAAACTaggaaatgaaattaaatagaATTGTTTTGACTGTGTTTTAATCCAGCCTAGATCTAGTATGTAGTTGTAAAGGCAAAGTTAATGATTGGTTTATTAGAAAGCTTTTATAATTGAAGCATTACCATTGACCAGCCTTTAAGGTATACgtgcttttattgaaggtaacCACGTTGTTTCGACTTGGGAAATAACGAGCAAGTTAATTCTACAGTTTGGTTGTGCGTGAATGAATGTACCTTGAGTATCACTTTGAACTTGTGAACGGTGCTCAGGTCGATATATGGAGGTAACCAAAATATATGGAGGATTTTTCAAATCTATACTAGGCTAAGTGCTGGTGTTATGAAGTGAATGTctgtaaatatgttttttttcttttttaatgaaaataagggacaagacgagcatgacgttcagatgatggttattgatacgccctgtccattacaatgcagtgccgctcaggattcttgagaaaccccaaaaattctgagcggtccTAAAAcagctctcgtcaccttgagacataacatgttaagcctcatgtgcccagtaaattcactagctacagcgcccttcagaccgaaacacagtaatgcttacacattactgcttcacggcagaaatagacgctgcTGTGGTACcaatgatctagccggcatcccgtgcaaaggagcctcccactgctaaagtATGTTTGTTTCAAGTGTGGAAcgaatcttaaatttattgtagtgtcatGTATTTGGCAAATTTAAATTAGCACGCAAAACgtttacttaatatttaaaaaatcctgaacactataattttttttgtcaattaacaatttaaacagGAGTCTACTAAATCGTTTTTGTGGTAAGTTTCTTATTTCTAGAGGtagatgattaaataaatttatacacccgtatgtatgtttgtttataagtCACTCATTTGTGGGTGATTTTGACCAACTCGAGGACCTGACAATGCGATACCTATGAAAAaagtttgataaaattattccatttttctaaaatttttatcTATGCCTATAAGGAAGGGTacgatgttaattttaaatttcaaccaattTCAGCAAATAATTTTCGAATGCcaaagaatttttaattcaacaatgcaaattaagtgcaagtttaaaaaaactaaaaaacacgcgttaaacataaaacaaactaaaaattcaatgaaaagcgtgttttttttagctatttttaattactttttttattttataatagtacAGCGATGCAATAATTGTACTATTGTGCTCCTGTTTGGTGATTAAAGTcacatatttatgaaaataagcgacgaaacgagcaggacgttcagctgatcgtaattgatacgccctgcccatttcaattaaatgccgctcaggattcttgaaaaacccaaaaattctgagcagcaccataattgcgctcgtcaccatgagacataagatgttaagtctcattaatttcaatagctacggtacccttcagaccgaaacacaataatgcttacaaattagtctagccggcatcctgtgcaaaggatcctcccactgtgATGAAGACCATAATAATGGTCTCTGGAACTTTTTAAAGCTAAagttcttaaaataaaattcccgagtggcactccattgtaatgggcaggccatatcaattaccattagctgaacgttctgctcgtctcgtcctttactgtcataaaaaaaatacaagcgtTACTTTCTGTAACCAAAATATgcttcatttgttttttaaaaaaaatgtgtgtgtcagctccgacgcacgactgaagtttactcctcaagaacggtTGTGTTTGAATagatactaaacaaaatcaagtcaaatggagttggttacaaacaacagaagctaataaaagcgtattaattaaaaatagcttaggtaaaataaaataataggttaggttTAAAATTGTCTagcgtgaaatgcgctatacatactctccatattaaattaaacatttaattgcTTACTTAtccacgtgcttatcagattttccggcactattcTTTACACATGGAAGAaattccataatttatagaattttcacttaacttcatgaaagtataataataaatcaattttaataatataataactaatcaaaatacaaaaaagaaaaatgatTTTTGCTATCCGTATCACTGCAATACAACTAATATAGGGACCGAGCGTCTAGACTGTCACGCCAACTGAAAAGTGAAtagtgcgcgagaaatgatgcgcaccaaaaacgttactatgcgatttgatgagtaggttttactctccatatttttctcataccgggcggcttatatgaaaatcgattcttaagctCCAAAAACCAAAAAAGTTATGTATATGTTTGcctataatatttcttatttctgttgTTAACAACGTTACAAacgaaaaaatcttttatatctGTCCATAATCACATGGTAgcttaatatacaaaataacacagttgaattgaaaaaatctctacttttttttaagtcgTTTCAAAAACAGCTGACAAAGAATATGAATTGATGTTAATGAACTAAATTTTTAACTAGTATTTCCTAtggtttatttatttccattgcacagttatttttaatgtataagAGCTTAAGCCTTCTAGCAATTAAATTGATTGGTGTTTCGaaatagaatttattaaaacttacatgttaaactttataaaaaagatattaaaaactAGTTTATCGTTTTATTTATAGTCGAGCGCAGTGGAGTATCTTGTCGTTCGTTGAACTTGTGGCTAagatactaatattatttataaatatccgAACGAACAAAAGCCTTGAAAGACGAACCTTGCTCggaaaaaactaataggacatctggattcgaaccgggcacttctgctttccggatcacccaatatcccatctgagctattatagtattgtatatagtagcgaaatttacctttctattctaatgttattgtagctgttcattaaaacactaataaaactacatttttttataattgaaacctagctggATCTATTTCTCGGTCCCGAATCTAcacgtttccgagattcaggtTATATATATGTCGCGGggtaatgataataacagagatttggcCAATTCCCTAAgcgatttgatcaaatcacggagtatgtttaaagaaaaacacgattttatcatttctctaaacaaatctagtgatttgatcaaataccAGGATTTGTTCCGTAGAATGATGATGAGTGACGCGACTAGAAGAACTCGGATGGATAGGATGTAAAACCGCGCGAAGTGAGCATCAGACTTGAGTCATATCCCGATACGGACAGGTTAGGTGGAATATCCATTcgtggatttttttaaataatatgggCCCCGGGGCATACGGCAGCGGGGCTTTTACTTGGTCTTTAGAGAAACTTTTATCTGTAttgaggttaggttacattaatttcatttttaaggGACTGGTGCCTTTTCATGGGAGTGCGGGTGTGAGCCAGGGGACAGAGGACATCTCCCTCCCTCCCCCTTCCCCTCTTGCCCCCGCTCAACCTGCGACACGatactaaattcttaccaaattatgtctaagtcataccaaataaaccttataaataccaaagaaaatactttttgtcatGTCACGGAACacaactctggcatttggtcaaatcactagatttgattcgagaaatgataaaaccgtgttgttattttaacatcttccgagatttgaccaaatcactgtttttatcatatccctgtgacatatacataaacaaaaattgctcgtataaagatataagaataattaatagtaAGGTACACCTGAGTAACGTTTATATCCCAAAAGGAACTACTAACAAAGaagcaaaaataaaacacacaatCTTTATACAAAATTGAATATGGGCTTAGTTGAAGTTTCCAACATCCCTAAAATTTCAATTCGATCTCTGTACTCAAGCGCGTGTCAAGCACAGATGACCAGTTCAAATTTCGAATCTGCACTCAATTTCACGTGAAAAACCCTCTCGTTTTGTTCAGGTAATGAACGTGAAATTGGCCGGACTGTCAACGACCCTTCGTCATTGTCCTTGGTAATTATATCACTACTCGAATAAAATTGTGATGACAGCTCATAGGTATACCATAccgactttttttatgaaaataagggacgagatgagcaggacgtttagctgatagtAATACGGaaactcattacaatgcagtgccgctcaggattattgaaaaacctataACATAGACATAagttatcaagtctcatttgcccagtaatttcactagctacggcgcccttcagaccgaaacacagtaatgctaacacattactacttcacggcagaaataggcgccgttgtggtaataatttttgtttatgaaaatgatGAACGACATTATCATGGTGACGGGAatccattactatgcagtgccgctctggattattgaaaaacccaaaaattctgagcggtactacaactgcgctcgttaccttgagacatcagatgtcaagtctcatatgccagtaatttcattagctacggcgcccttcatgccataacacagtaatgcttacacgctTCTtatcggcagaaataggcgccgttgctaTAACAGACTGCCGAACTTGATCAAGAAAAATGCAACTTCCACAACGGTGTTTAAAGACACAACATCGAAAGTGGCCTCTCGAACATACGTTTTACTCAGTGGAGGAGTTTTACAAGATGCCAGTTAATTGAACTAAGTAACACTTAATAAGCatacttattttacaatatgtaaaaaaatgttttctttatataacatgacaacaattacataataatgtattatagTCAGTTAGGTACTTCCCTATCTATctaaaatgataatgataatttttaatctCTGTAAGAtgataattttttctttgactTGTAACAATGGTGTATAATTGTATAAATggtttattttgattttgttatGGTAATagatattaagataataataaagatgTTGTGGTTAAGTATCACcacaatatcattattattatgtttaatcaGAAATAACACCGTTTTCagccttaaaatattatttcaacttaAGTGTTCTCCGTAATTTTTTGGCAACAATTTTTGCTGAGTTTAGATTCAATATATTTCGTAGTAAGTAGTTGGTATTGCTAAAGTGAAACTTCCTTATATTACTGACCTATAGGGATCGATATGGAGTCTGCAAACAATGGAGACTAGACCAGACTCTAGAATATACTCGAAATATAGTTACGACGTCGATTTCAACGATGGAATGTCTCATAACTGTTATTGTTACACTATGTGAGATTATCGATCGATATTGTTGATCGAATCATTGTCCGTGGGTTAGGAGAAAATTAAGTTGTTCTTTATGGAAGAGGTGCGTATGGGCCATCTGATATATATGTTGCAGGGAAATGAcaataacagagatttggtcaatttcgtaagtgatttgatcaaatcacggagtatgtttaaagaacaacacgattttatcatttctctaaacaaatctagtgatttgatcaaatgtcTTTTGATCAAATgaaacttttatctgttttgaggttaggttacattaacataattttcaagagactggtgcGTTGCCATGGGAGTGGGGGAGTGAGCCAGGGGACAGAGGACATCTCCCTCCCTACCCTTCCCCTCTCACCCCCACTACCTGCGACACGATACTAAATActtaccaaattatgtctaagtcataccaaataaaccttatacgagtaaataccaaagaaaatactttttgtaatttctcggaaccaactctggcatttggtcaaaccgctagatttgtttcgagaaatgataaaaccgtGTTGCTACTCGTGTTTTAACATCTTCCGACGTATTCCCGTTAGGGTAACCCTATAACCAGTTAAGGGTGACTATGTGTGATAATTTaaacacttttattttttgatacccCGCTATCTTAGGAAACAAATAGATAGGTGTCATTCCTATCGTTAACCTAATTGGCAGAATTATCTCCGTTAACAGTGCGTTTTTCATGGTACATTACGATACTAATGCGgaaattatataatttcttaACAAGTCCCGGTTTTTTAAAATAACCCCCTTTAGGCTAAAAACGTATAGAAAAGTCtaattaaatcaatttgttatgttttaaagtgataaccctcacttctaggattaatacaaaaataaaatttgaaaaacaaaatgtaatgaactttaaaaacataacaaattgtttcgatttacaatagcgacatctcaagtcaatttcctaatatgcaaacattggggttgagcaggttatcaactgtaaagtagatcctgtagatgaaaccacaacctgagagttgaacaaagcatacaagattttatgacgatacgttactcgaatggttggctcagttggttagagctcGAGTACGGAACGCCGTAGGTCGTGGGTTCGCGTTTCGCATCgttcaaaattttttgtttttcaaattttattaaatctacgTAAAgactatgtaaatataaaaatcatttgGTGATCTAGTGAGACttatttctattataaatttaaacgcCTGTCGGAAAACTATGGCAAGATCTTTATAAGCAAACTTGGCTAAATTTATACTAAGtacgtaatattttaaatatggtgAAACAGGAATATTACAAAAGCCACGAAGACCAGGGTTATGCGAACGATAgtttaaccatatttttatatgcgTCTGAAAGTTGGACATTGTGAGAGGTTGAACAGAAGAAGATAGACGCTCttgaaatgtggtgctggaTCGTTTATCTACCACAGTGAAGTCCTGCATACTTGCCTTCGTTGAACACGTATTGAGACGAGGCAGCTAGACCATAGAACCTCTTGTCATCCGGGGTAAAATGGAAAGAAGACTAGATCAAATCAACGTGGGCGGTCCTGTACATGAGTGCACTCAAATGACATCTAATAAcctttttttctatgaaaataaggaacgagacgagcaggacgttccttTTTTCCTCCATTGATACGCCAGTACGtccagctgttggtaattgatacgccctgcccattacaatgcagtgccgctcaggattcttgaaaaaccccaaaaattctgagcgtcactacaactgcgctcgtcaccttgagacataagatgttatgtctcagtTGTTGTGCcactcagtttttttttgtttttcaataatcctgagcggcactgcattgtaatgggcagggcgtatcaattaccaacagctggaCGTACTGCttgtctcgacccttattttcatacaaaaaaaaacaaaaaaaaaactgcgctcgtcaccttgtggcGTAAGTCGATAAgcctcatttgccaagtaatttcaaccgaaacacagtaacgcttaaatattactgcttcacgacagaaatatgcgccgttatggtacccataatctagccggtatcatgtgcaaaggagcctcccactggtaaatattatCCTTCTTATAATTCTtctttataatatgattatagtttagttaataatgtttttctAATTACTTATATACGGCATAACCTGTTAAATCAAGCTGTTAATAAAAGATATAAGCGTTATCACATTTCCACCTGAGCTATAGCGAGCGACAGTCGGAAATAAAGTCTGCCAACAAATCGACGCGGCGCCTATCAATATGTTCCCGGCCAGTAGAGACGACAAACACGACTTGCAAATACTGTGCCTTGACAACAATACTTGTTCATTGTGTGATGTGGGAATATAGCAGTCTACTGTCTGATGATTACGAGTCCCTCTCCGCCATTTTGTATCACAATATATCTATTGTATTATACTGTTGATTTTCTAATAAGAGcatgtttattaattaactaCTTACATGAGAAGAGAACTGCTTAAAAggaagtataatatataaaataaatattatgaaacaaacACATATGAACAATATTTGAAATACtaatctaaatataaataaatttaattaaaataatctatatataaatatcttatatataaaattctcgtaacCAAACTTCGCCGAAACGGCTAAGgcattttgtttgaaaatttgtgtgtatacaggtaggtctgagaattggccaaTATATAtgtttcatacccctaaatgataagggtgacccctatttttttttgacaaaattttttatttttattttattatgattcagcataaaaaaaataagttcgttttcactttaagaaggctcagacaaactgtatcctttaatgctgcacttactgcatactACGGttatatgttcattaaaaacatggtgaactttttaaaccagcaaaggattATTCCATAtaaggattaagagatccaactcgccttttAATGCCATTCATCAGTAGAACAGCGCTttatcaaaataacgcaaatgttatgtgtataagGGTCTTTAACCAACTTTCAAAGAATATttgagagatgcctaaaacattaatgcataaaaaatttaaattatggctaatatataaatgcttttatagtttaaaagaattcttcagccaaaaataagtattttaatgtatttttttgagaggtacttacaaactaatgtttattttatattatgttattgaattaatagaccagtgccgaagttgaaaatgataaaaagtgaaacaaaataatagtaggatgaaacccattggtaaaggacgagaatataacaaaaattaagggaaaaataaattacgggcgatctgaggttcGGGAAGttgaaaagggggggtgttttagggtaaaaaacggtttatctcgatttccggcaaaactacaagtcctatggcaaaaagtgaaaaaaaagaaTGGAGTGTGTTATCGAAAaagtttacacaaattaaatttataaacaaaatatatgaacgatgcgttccatgcgagcgttcttccactgagccaaccatttgagtgacgtatcgttgataaatcttgtatatgtcttgttcaactctcaggttgtgactttcACTTTAGAGCAATGGCGCGGAACGCGAGAATCCcgcatttataaattttgtatataaatttaatttgtctaattaatcccagaagtgaggtttatcactttaaaaaagataaattgtCGAAAATAGTTTGTTactcatattttatattacttcgATCTTGGAATTATCTAAGATAACttattatacgtctagatagagtctcttgctgtctgacaaccgataaaaacaagccaggaatattagtttaagagtgcgtgacaagctactacactcgcgatttgtatgacactttgtgttagagtgcgtgaattgctcaaaatagagggtagttctaaagtcaatatttttcgactatttcacagctgtcatagtctatcgtgacatataaatgatctaagattttaaGTAAGACTTCAATATAACTCAAAACTGATTTTCAGCTATACCTTCAAGagatatatacacacacacagtcACACAATACACATACacgcacataataaaaaatacgttcgtaaaaatatatatttgttttgtggcGCGAATTCCGACTCAAATTTACTCTTGGATGATTACTATttgatcattatttattatattatattggcaTTTTAAGAACTGACCGTAAAGTTATTGAGCGGTCTCTAAAATgggacataataatatagtaaaattcaACAAAATTATGGCGTTGCTTGAGGAGGGTTGCAGACAATGCTTCGTGGCTCAGAGGTTCTACCCTTCTCGGTTATCTGTTGAACTACAATATTGGACATATTGTGGAGTAGCCCTCAATTTTTGTTCAATTTTCGTGTCAATTTagaatttagtttatttatatacttt includes the following:
- the LOC126965193 gene encoding lipase 1-like; protein product: MWYKCADHEKDIYLDTVQLINKYNYPSETHVVMTEDSYMLNTFRIPGEGPPVLLVHGISDSSDSWLVLGPECSLAFLLADAGFDVWLFNARGNRYCKTNVKGVSKKTFWDFSFEEIGMYDVPANIDYILNKTGRPTLSYIGFSQGTTTFLTACSLRPEFNRKINYAILLAPVAWLNNAENPLLNFYALNFNNLKELSRSAKLYEVFAYDRNIGYFVSAVCNNSSRLKVLCNLFLYLSFGLKNLSALSQDRLPVITSHIPAGATAKAFFHFLQMYVNKRFERYDYGPELNRIRYSANKPPEYDLSQITVPIALFISDADWFSSVKDATNLRKKINSIDKFIVINRTLEFTHLEFVYGSRVNSIINKPVIEILTRLKLDHRLDSY